The following are from one region of the Chionomys nivalis chromosome 16, mChiNiv1.1, whole genome shotgun sequence genome:
- the LOC130888138 gene encoding 60S ribosomal protein L37-like, translating to MTKGTSSFGKRRNKTHTLCRRCGSKAYHLQKSTCGKCGYPAKRKRKHNWSAKAKRQNTTGTGRMRHLKIVYRRFRHGFREGTTPKPKRAAVAASSSS from the coding sequence ATGACGAAAGGAACGTCATCCTTCGGAAAGCGTCGCAACAAGACGCACACGTTGTGCCGCCGCTGTGGCTCTAAGGCCTACCACCTTCAGAAGTCTACCTGTGGCAAATGCGGCTACCCGGCCAAGCGCAAGAGAAAGCATAACTGGAGTGCCAAGGCTAAGAGACAAAACACTACCGGGACTGGGCGGATGAGGCACCTAAAAATTGTCTACCGAAGATTCAGACATGGATTCCGTGAAGGGACAACCCCTAAACCCAAGAGGGCAGCTGTTGCAGCATCCAGTTCATCGTGA